A single genomic interval of Stieleria maiorica harbors:
- a CDS encoding response regulator, which translates to MPNILVVDDSATQIAMISSVLQQQGLTVRTAANGREALASLREDTPDLVITDMQMPEMNGVELIRAMRTDFSLVPAVLVTAFGNEDLAAEALGVGAANYISKDHVGILLPDIVARMTSFAQANAQSLYLKGALTRSSFEFVLDCSIERITPLVSLIIRLLASMNVLHTSQRIRMAEALDYLIFHSIIHGNFEVPVRSTPMSIDDARALVTEKLGDPSLRTITERIVTIQLDVTSQEARFTVAHEGPGQPILHAPMPGTPQSFSDERGRGMLLMTSVMDEVFVDAHSSKVTLVKYISR; encoded by the coding sequence ATGCCGAATATCCTTGTTGTGGACGACAGCGCCACCCAGATCGCGATGATCTCTTCGGTCTTGCAACAGCAAGGGTTGACGGTGAGGACGGCGGCCAATGGTCGCGAGGCGCTGGCCTCGTTGCGGGAGGACACGCCGGATTTGGTGATCACGGACATGCAAATGCCCGAAATGAACGGTGTCGAACTGATCCGGGCAATGCGGACCGATTTTTCGCTCGTCCCGGCGGTCCTGGTGACGGCATTCGGCAACGAGGACCTGGCGGCCGAGGCGTTGGGCGTCGGAGCGGCCAATTACATCTCAAAAGACCACGTCGGAATCCTGCTGCCGGACATCGTCGCGCGTATGACGTCGTTCGCCCAGGCCAATGCCCAGTCGCTGTACCTGAAGGGGGCTCTGACGCGATCCTCCTTCGAATTTGTGCTGGACTGTTCGATCGAACGGATCACGCCCCTGGTCAGCTTGATCATTCGTCTATTGGCCTCCATGAACGTGTTGCATACCAGCCAGCGGATTCGGATGGCCGAGGCCCTCGACTACCTGATCTTTCATTCGATCATCCACGGGAACTTCGAAGTTCCCGTCCGTTCCACGCCGATGTCGATCGACGACGCGAGGGCACTCGTGACTGAAAAACTGGGCGACCCGTCGCTGCGAACGATTACCGAGCGGATCGTGACCATTCAACTGGATGTGACCAGCCAAGAGGCAAGATTCACGGTCGCCCATGAAGGCCCCGGACAGCCGATCTTGCACGCCCCGATGCCGGGAACTCCGCAAAGTTTTTCGGATGAACGCGGGCGTGGAATGTTGCTGATGACCAGCGTGATGGACGAGGTGTTCGTCGATGCGCACTCAAGCAAGGTGACCTTGGTCAAGTACATTTC